In the genome of Bacillus sp. S3, one region contains:
- a CDS encoding diacylglycerol/lipid kinase family protein: protein MKQIFLIINPKAGNGYCLKIWERIESQLMMEQIPYQAFFTEYSGHAKKLARQIAAKNQEQKLIIAVGGDGTINEVLNGVVKEKHITLGFIPGGSGNDFSRGYHIPADPLEALNVILRLRKQKALPVDIGKVTNAEAGDAREHFFINNMGAGFDAVISYEVNQSRIKAWLNRLSLGRLVYVYFLIKKLFTYKTTTIDLSIDGNKHIFEQTWFVTISNQPFYGGGMKIAPNAVPDDGTFDITVVHQLSRLKLLLVFISVFWGKHIHFKEVKTFRGRVISIQSPASLFVHADGEHIGSTPLTIRLQPKILKVLTRRRGTEEINLKERDSNDFC, encoded by the coding sequence ATGAAGCAAATTTTCTTAATCATTAATCCAAAAGCAGGGAACGGCTACTGCCTTAAAATATGGGAGAGAATTGAAAGTCAACTAATGATGGAACAAATACCCTATCAAGCATTTTTTACTGAATATTCCGGACATGCTAAAAAACTAGCCCGCCAAATTGCTGCAAAGAATCAGGAGCAAAAACTGATTATTGCTGTTGGCGGGGACGGAACTATAAACGAAGTGTTGAATGGGGTTGTCAAAGAAAAGCATATCACCCTCGGCTTTATTCCCGGTGGTTCTGGCAATGATTTTTCAAGGGGTTATCACATTCCTGCGGATCCGCTGGAAGCGTTGAACGTGATACTTCGACTGAGGAAGCAGAAGGCATTGCCAGTCGATATCGGGAAAGTGACGAATGCGGAAGCTGGGGATGCAAGAGAGCACTTTTTTATAAATAATATGGGTGCCGGATTCGATGCCGTAATATCCTATGAGGTGAATCAATCACGGATAAAGGCATGGTTGAATAGGCTTTCACTAGGCAGGCTGGTTTATGTTTATTTTTTGATAAAAAAATTATTTACTTATAAAACAACTACAATTGATTTATCAATTGACGGGAATAAGCATATATTTGAACAAACATGGTTTGTAACCATTTCTAACCAGCCTTTTTATGGCGGCGGGATGAAAATTGCTCCAAATGCTGTGCCGGATGATGGGACTTTTGACATTACCGTTGTCCATCAGTTATCACGACTGAAGCTGCTCCTTGTTTTTATAAGTGTTTTTTGGGGAAAGCATATCCATTTTAAAGAAGTAAAAACCTTTAGGGGAAGAGTTATTTCGATTCAGTCCCCCGCCTCTTTATTTGTTCACGCAGATGGGGAACATATTGGCAGCACCCCACTAACAATCCGCCTTCAACCGAAAATTTTGAAGGTGTTAACAAGAAGACGCGGAACGGAAGAAATTAATCTGAAGGAGAGGGATTCGAATGATTTCTGCTGA
- the thpR gene encoding RNA 2',3'-cyclic phosphodiesterase, with translation MDQRTHFFFAVKIPNVAKEIIKDHIGRMKGALPFGRWVHHQDLHITLAFLGAADPEKLAAAEDNVKEALRDAHALKLKINKLGVFGREDAPRVFWADTEENSELREIRQKVFSACVKAGFQLETRPFRPHITLARKWMGDESFQLGQLEIWNELQPEPLPFQANEVVLYQTHLNQSPKYEAITLYPLQT, from the coding sequence ATGGATCAACGAACCCATTTTTTCTTTGCCGTAAAAATTCCTAATGTAGCGAAAGAAATCATCAAAGATCATATTGGGAGGATGAAGGGGGCCCTTCCTTTTGGCAGATGGGTACACCATCAGGATCTGCATATTACCTTGGCCTTTTTAGGTGCTGCTGATCCTGAAAAGTTGGCTGCTGCAGAAGACAACGTGAAAGAGGCTTTAAGGGATGCCCATGCATTGAAATTGAAAATTAATAAACTTGGAGTTTTCGGCCGGGAAGATGCGCCACGTGTTTTTTGGGCGGATACTGAGGAGAACAGTGAGCTGAGAGAAATTAGACAAAAGGTTTTCTCAGCCTGTGTGAAGGCGGGCTTTCAACTGGAAACAAGACCATTCCGTCCGCATATCACATTAGCAAGGAAGTGGATGGGAGACGAGTCCTTTCAGCTGGGGCAGCTAGAAATTTGGAATGAGTTACAGCCTGAACCGCTTCCCTTTCAAGCAAATGAGGTTGTTTTATATCAAACACATCTTAATCAATCGCCAAAATACGAAGCAATAACACTTTACCCATTACAAACATAA
- the pepV gene encoding dipeptidase PepV — MTEINWMGEVEKRKDALIKDTQGLLHIKSILDEENTTDDAPLGQGVKEALDFMLNLGEKDGFTPKNVGNLAGHLEFGEGEELLGILCHVDVVPEGDGWTSDPFGAEIRDGKIYARGALDDKGPTMAAYYAMKIVKELGLPLKKRVRMIIGTDEESNWRCVEHYFKHEEMPTLGFAPDADFPIINAEKGIADFDMVQHGSLESSDEANLKVVSFVSGKRYNMVPDHAKAIILVKEHQDEVVQQFIAFMKQVELEYNYHAQNEELIFEVIGVSAHGMEPRNGKNAGLFLAEFLSKQSLDVRAAQYFQFVSRYFFDDSRGVNLGVAFSDEISGELTINPGKLSFTPEAGGRIGMTCRYPVTSKMEETKAKLDALIPNEGFRIENFSDSKPHHVDEQEFLIQTLKKVYEEQTGEKAELIAIGGGTYARSLSAGVAFGPLFPGRPDIAHQKDEYMYIEDLLKATAIYAQAIFELAKTE; from the coding sequence ATGACTGAAATTAATTGGATGGGTGAAGTAGAAAAAAGAAAAGATGCCCTAATTAAGGACACGCAAGGATTATTACATATTAAAAGTATTTTAGATGAGGAAAATACTACTGATGATGCCCCGCTTGGACAAGGGGTGAAGGAAGCGCTTGATTTCATGCTTAACTTGGGTGAAAAAGATGGATTTACTCCAAAAAATGTTGGCAATCTTGCAGGTCACCTTGAGTTTGGTGAAGGAGAAGAACTACTGGGAATTCTCTGCCATGTAGATGTAGTGCCAGAGGGTGATGGCTGGACAAGTGATCCGTTTGGAGCAGAAATTCGTGATGGGAAAATCTATGCCCGCGGTGCACTGGATGACAAGGGTCCAACAATGGCTGCGTATTATGCCATGAAAATTGTGAAAGAACTTGGCTTACCGCTGAAAAAGCGTGTCCGGATGATTATTGGTACTGACGAAGAAAGCAATTGGCGCTGTGTCGAGCATTATTTTAAGCACGAAGAAATGCCGACTTTAGGGTTTGCCCCAGATGCTGATTTCCCGATTATTAATGCCGAAAAAGGAATTGCTGATTTTGATATGGTACAGCATGGGTCACTTGAGAGCTCGGATGAGGCCAATTTAAAGGTGGTAAGCTTTGTTTCCGGAAAAAGGTATAATATGGTTCCGGATCATGCTAAAGCCATCATCCTTGTAAAGGAACATCAAGATGAGGTGGTACAGCAATTTATCGCTTTTATGAAACAAGTGGAGTTGGAATATAATTACCACGCTCAGAATGAGGAACTGATTTTCGAGGTAATTGGTGTTTCTGCACACGGAATGGAACCGAGAAATGGAAAAAATGCCGGCTTGTTCTTAGCGGAGTTTCTTTCTAAGCAGTCCTTAGATGTAAGAGCGGCTCAATATTTCCAATTCGTATCGCGGTATTTCTTTGACGATTCAAGGGGTGTAAACCTTGGTGTGGCCTTTTCAGATGAAATTTCTGGTGAATTAACGATTAACCCTGGAAAGCTGAGCTTTACACCTGAAGCAGGCGGAAGGATCGGAATGACATGCAGATACCCGGTTACAAGCAAAATGGAAGAAACCAAGGCGAAACTAGATGCACTAATACCAAATGAGGGCTTTAGGATTGAGAATTTTTCAGACTCAAAACCACATCATGTCGATGAACAGGAATTCCTAATTCAAACCTTGAAAAAAGTATATGAAGAGCAAACAGGGGAAAAAGCGGAATTAATTGCAATTGGCGGTGGGACTTATGCACGTTCACTCAGCGCTGGAGTCGCCTTTGGTCCATTATTTCCAGGAAGACCGGATATCGCCCATCAAAAAGATGAATATATGTATATAGAAGATTTACTCAAAGCAACAGCCATTTACGCACAAGCCATTTTCGAATTAGCTAAAACAGAATAA
- a CDS encoding DeoR family transcriptional regulator, which produces MKPSTNRMLNRIKCIYMFIRNNGTVTTQELVEEFGITPRTIQRDLNVLAYNDLVISPSRGKWTTTQKKVKMSS; this is translated from the coding sequence TTGAAACCTTCAACTAACCGGATGTTAAACCGCATCAAATGTATCTACATGTTTATTCGTAATAACGGCACTGTCACGACGCAAGAACTTGTAGAGGAATTTGGTATCACTCCTCGCACCATACAACGAGATTTAAATGTCTTAGCCTATAATGACTTGGTCATAAGCCCAAGCCGCGGAAAATGGACGACTACACAAAAGAAAGTGAAGATGTCATCATAA
- a CDS encoding amino acid permease has product MENNHQNLHKGLLPRHVQFIALAGMIGTGIFKGSSDTLNIAGPSVVIAYLIGGLLLFIIMAALGEMAIAFPNMNVQHLVNKAFGFQVSFLVGWLYWINWIIVTVVELLAAGSFLQFWFPQIPLWLLSLLCAVIIVGINLFQVKYYGELEFWFAGIKIIALIAFIILGCFLLLGLIPSTVEDPLSNFTAHGGFFPHGLGGTFSAFLVVMFSYGGAELIGVAVTETKDSERVLPKIIKSAVWRVIIFYIFPILIICGMMPWDKVSGADSPFVQVFSSTGLPGAAHIMNFVLLTAVLSAANSGIYATSRTLFSMAQSGVAPKGLGRVSSKGIPLTGIMITSACILAGVFLAYLTPSEVISYLMTIPGFTVMIIWISICAAQLKLRPLYKAQPAFRVKWFPYTTIFAIVSLSVIFIGFLFNPNNVIGTTVSIITIGFLMILSFFNRKTGANKITA; this is encoded by the coding sequence ATGGAGAATAACCATCAGAATTTACACAAGGGGCTATTACCAAGGCATGTTCAATTCATTGCCCTGGCGGGTATGATTGGAACGGGGATATTTAAAGGCAGCTCTGACACGCTAAATATTGCCGGGCCCAGTGTCGTTATTGCCTACTTAATTGGCGGGCTTTTGCTATTTATTATTATGGCGGCATTAGGGGAAATGGCAATAGCTTTTCCAAATATGAATGTTCAACATCTCGTAAATAAAGCATTTGGGTTTCAAGTATCGTTTCTCGTCGGATGGCTTTACTGGATTAATTGGATCATTGTAACGGTGGTTGAATTATTAGCTGCGGGGAGTTTTCTGCAATTCTGGTTCCCGCAGATTCCGTTATGGCTGTTAAGTTTACTATGTGCCGTAATTATTGTAGGCATCAATTTATTTCAAGTAAAATACTACGGTGAACTTGAATTCTGGTTCGCCGGCATTAAAATTATTGCCTTAATAGCTTTTATTATTTTAGGCTGCTTCCTTCTTTTGGGTTTGATTCCTAGCACTGTTGAGGATCCATTGTCGAACTTTACCGCACATGGCGGATTTTTCCCGCATGGTTTGGGCGGTACATTCAGTGCCTTTTTAGTTGTGATGTTTTCATATGGCGGAGCCGAATTAATCGGGGTAGCTGTAACCGAAACAAAAGATTCGGAACGCGTATTGCCGAAAATTATTAAATCTGCCGTGTGGCGTGTCATCATCTTTTATATTTTTCCAATTCTTATTATTTGCGGCATGATGCCTTGGGACAAGGTTTCTGGTGCTGACAGCCCTTTCGTACAGGTGTTCAGCAGTACGGGACTGCCTGGGGCAGCACATATTATGAATTTTGTACTTTTGACTGCGGTACTTTCGGCCGCCAATTCCGGTATTTATGCGACATCAAGGACATTGTTTTCAATGGCCCAAAGCGGTGTGGCACCGAAAGGATTAGGAAGGGTTTCAAGTAAGGGGATTCCATTAACAGGAATCATGATTACAAGTGCCTGTATTTTAGCAGGTGTATTCTTGGCTTACTTAACGCCGAGCGAGGTTATCAGCTATCTTATGACCATCCCTGGATTTACCGTCATGATCATTTGGATCAGCATTTGTGCGGCACAGTTAAAGCTGCGTCCGCTCTACAAAGCTCAGCCTGCCTTTCGGGTAAAATGGTTCCCTTATACAACCATTTTCGCAATTGTTTCCTTAAGCGTCATCTTCATTGGATTTTTATTCAATCCTAATAATGTAATTGGAACCACAGTTAGTATCATAACAATTGGATTTCTCATGATTCTTTCTTTTTTTAATCGAAAGACAGGGGCTAATAAGATTACTGCTTAA
- a CDS encoding ArsR/SmtB family transcription factor, giving the protein MAATPAKHDVFQAIADPTRRKLLKLLSKEEMPVTAICGHFPMTRTAVSKHLRVLADAGLVKERKVGRETRYKLEPEPLVELKDWLQYFELFWENKLTALKRYVESDEKEK; this is encoded by the coding sequence ATGGCTGCAACTCCCGCAAAGCATGATGTCTTTCAGGCAATTGCCGATCCAACTAGGCGAAAATTGCTGAAACTTCTAAGTAAAGAAGAGATGCCTGTTACTGCGATTTGCGGACACTTCCCGATGACCCGGACGGCCGTTTCTAAGCATCTCCGAGTATTAGCTGATGCCGGGTTGGTCAAAGAGCGGAAAGTCGGCCGGGAAACAAGGTACAAGCTAGAGCCGGAACCACTAGTTGAATTAAAAGACTGGCTTCAGTATTTTGAACTATTTTGGGAAAATAAGCTGACCGCCCTAAAACGGTATGTGGAGTCGGATGAAAAGGAAAAATAA
- a CDS encoding SRPBCC family protein — protein sequence MENQTQTLPDIRHTLVYNAPISKVWNAVATSEGLAAWFMPNDMEPVEGHEFHLNAGQFGMSPCKVTKVDPPNSLSFKWGKDWTLTFELKEVEGKTEFTMIHSGWDANKVTEFGAPHTPIRDNMNQGWAGLVKKLQGYVEA from the coding sequence ATGGAAAATCAAACACAAACATTACCGGATATTAGACATACTCTAGTATACAATGCACCCATTTCGAAAGTTTGGAATGCTGTTGCGACATCAGAAGGCCTAGCTGCCTGGTTCATGCCGAATGATATGGAGCCGGTTGAAGGACATGAATTTCATTTAAATGCCGGTCAATTTGGGATGTCACCATGTAAAGTAACGAAAGTCGATCCGCCTAATAGCCTTTCATTTAAGTGGGGAAAAGATTGGACACTGACGTTTGAATTAAAAGAAGTGGAAGGAAAAACAGAATTTACGATGATTCATTCCGGCTGGGATGCAAACAAAGTTACTGAGTTTGGTGCTCCGCACACTCCAATTCGCGACAATATGAATCAGGGCTGGGCAGGTCTTGTGAAAAAATTGCAAGGATATGTTGAGGCATAA
- a CDS encoding DUF2935 domain-containing protein gives MQFYYGPQMPLRILDEAEFWKHQEEEHTVVIRELVSGLEPEFVDALKKWEQALGKTHKQVVSFIESVIRSGSQVSDQLYQQVLQLVSYCLEESESFIQLCEQIKTHSQAVSSNHTAKVVLNHIIRESEYFVGIARALLSSGQ, from the coding sequence ATGCAATTTTACTATGGCCCGCAAATGCCGCTGCGGATATTAGATGAAGCAGAATTTTGGAAGCACCAAGAAGAGGAACACACGGTTGTCATCCGAGAGCTGGTGTCAGGGCTTGAGCCAGAATTTGTCGATGCCTTAAAAAAATGGGAGCAAGCACTTGGGAAAACACACAAGCAGGTTGTCAGTTTCATTGAATCCGTAATTCGCTCCGGTTCACAGGTATCGGATCAATTGTATCAGCAAGTGCTCCAACTCGTATCTTATTGCCTGGAGGAGAGTGAATCGTTTATTCAACTATGTGAGCAAATAAAAACACATAGCCAAGCGGTAAGCAGCAATCATACCGCAAAAGTGGTATTAAATCACATCATTCGTGAATCCGAGTACTTTGTTGGAATCGCCCGAGCGTTGTTATCCAGCGGTCAATAG
- a CDS encoding AAA family ATPase: MLNTQYIRSIKLSRDEIPSFNKYPFNLPILKTLDELSFHPNVTFLIGENGMGKSTLLEAIAVSLGFNPEGGSINFNFSTYDSHSMLGDYLKVIKGIDKPRDGFFLRAESFYNVASNIEELDKQGGGRPIIDSFGGVSLHEQSHGEAFFATFLHRFGGNGLYILDEPEAALSPLRQMSMLTRIHDLINENSQFIIATHSPIIMAYPDAKIFEFTEDGMRESTLEETNHYRIMKQFFDDKSRMLHHLLNG; the protein is encoded by the coding sequence ATGTTAAACACGCAATATATACGAAGTATCAAATTGAGTAGAGATGAAATCCCTTCTTTTAATAAGTACCCTTTCAATCTGCCTATCTTGAAGACATTGGACGAACTCTCATTTCATCCTAATGTAACATTTCTTATTGGTGAGAATGGAATGGGTAAATCGACTTTACTTGAGGCAATTGCTGTGTCGTTAGGGTTTAATCCAGAAGGTGGATCTATTAATTTCAACTTTTCTACATATGATTCTCATTCGATGCTAGGGGATTATCTTAAAGTTATAAAAGGAATTGATAAACCGAGGGATGGATTTTTCTTGCGGGCGGAAAGTTTCTATAATGTGGCATCTAATATTGAGGAATTGGATAAGCAAGGCGGAGGCCGGCCAATTATTGATTCCTTTGGCGGAGTATCCCTGCACGAACAGTCACATGGTGAGGCTTTTTTTGCTACATTCCTGCATCGTTTTGGCGGAAATGGCTTATACATTTTAGATGAACCTGAAGCGGCGCTCTCACCGCTAAGGCAAATGTCGATGCTAACGAGAATTCATGACCTGATTAACGAAAATTCCCAATTTATCATCGCAACCCATTCCCCAATCATCATGGCATATCCAGATGCAAAAATCTTTGAATTTACCGAAGATGGAATGAGGGAGAGCACACTTGAAGAAACAAACCACTATCGGATTATGAAACAATTTTTTGATGATAAAAGTAGAATGCTTCATCATTTATTAAATGGATAA
- the speD gene encoding adenosylmethionine decarboxylase, with protein sequence MKLTHEEAIELHGFNNLTKSLSFNMYDICFTRTREEREAYLKYIDEEYSGERLQKILRHVSDIIGAHVLNVASQDFEPAGASVTMLVSEGPVANAPSESFEESPGPLPESVVMQLDKSHITVHTYPEFHPDEGISTFRADIDVSTCGEISPLKALHYLIRAFETDVMTIDYRVRGFTRDKTGHKLFIDHEINSIQNYIPEDVGELFDMIDVNVYQEHIFHTKCKLREFDLNNYLFGYTKDKLTPDEHIEITERLKLEMDEIFYGKNIVQ encoded by the coding sequence ATGAAGCTTACACATGAGGAGGCCATTGAGTTACATGGCTTTAATAACCTGACGAAGTCGTTAAGTTTTAATATGTACGATATTTGTTTTACACGAACGAGGGAAGAGCGAGAAGCATATTTAAAATATATTGATGAAGAATACAGTGGAGAAAGATTGCAAAAAATTTTAAGGCATGTTTCTGATATTATCGGTGCCCATGTATTAAATGTAGCCAGTCAGGATTTTGAGCCGGCGGGCGCGAGTGTAACAATGTTGGTGTCAGAGGGACCTGTCGCTAATGCCCCGTCAGAATCATTCGAGGAATCCCCAGGACCGCTGCCTGAATCAGTGGTGATGCAGCTGGATAAGAGTCATATTACGGTGCATACCTATCCGGAATTTCACCCCGATGAAGGTATCAGCACGTTTCGGGCGGATATTGATGTCTCTACCTGTGGAGAAATATCGCCGCTTAAGGCTCTCCATTATTTAATCCGTGCATTTGAGACCGATGTCATGACAATTGATTACCGTGTCCGCGGCTTTACAAGGGATAAAACGGGGCACAAGCTTTTTATTGATCATGAGATTAACTCGATTCAGAATTATATCCCGGAGGACGTCGGTGAATTATTTGATATGATTGACGTCAATGTCTATCAAGAGCATATCTTCCACACAAAGTGTAAGCTGCGCGAATTTGATTTAAATAACTATTTGTTTGGCTATACAAAAGATAAGTTAACCCCGGATGAGCATATTGAAATCACTGAGAGATTAAAGCTTGAGATGGATGAAATCTTTTATGGAAAGAATATTGTACAATGA
- a CDS encoding TolB family protein: protein MKRQFCILFIFLILVPSGLVTAEPVNENNVKVAFVRDGFLWTKINGKEEKVTKEAARYDYPPQWSHDGKWIAYQVEAKKKLNPNTEFQTEIWVYNLATKKHKQITIDGNNPKWSPVENILAFKSGGVLNVSNLEHFYNIALGVGDYSWYPDGRSFITASGANLRPDGWTNPVLFQIGLERDLSKTTSLTKNVKKLYTIPSELKKGNISLLAIDAYKFQFSPDGKWISFVVSPTASWSMDSNLVCVISSDGKNFEPIDEINGDSIVKWAFHKDRLGYIAGGGRIVFGFKDKDMKVTDLPAFKSISLTPPKFAELGFTWTDDNSLIVSRVKESAWSNDAMKRPDPSLFLIKIGEPKQSQISHPPKDFGDYNPVYLPSVNTLTWLRYTDLVDSHRDLWIANQNGSNAKLWIHNISGYDFFIEKD from the coding sequence ATGAAAAGGCAGTTTTGTATTTTATTTATTTTTCTAATATTGGTGCCAAGCGGCTTAGTGACTGCGGAGCCCGTTAATGAGAATAATGTAAAGGTTGCTTTTGTCAGGGATGGCTTTCTTTGGACAAAAATAAATGGCAAGGAAGAAAAAGTAACGAAGGAGGCAGCAAGGTATGACTATCCTCCCCAATGGTCACATGACGGAAAATGGATTGCTTATCAAGTTGAAGCAAAAAAGAAACTTAATCCGAACACTGAGTTCCAGACAGAAATATGGGTGTACAATCTCGCAACAAAAAAGCACAAACAGATTACCATTGACGGAAACAACCCTAAATGGTCGCCAGTAGAGAATATTCTTGCCTTTAAAAGCGGCGGTGTCCTGAATGTTTCCAACCTTGAACACTTTTATAATATTGCATTAGGTGTCGGAGATTATAGCTGGTATCCTGATGGCCGCTCTTTTATTACAGCTTCGGGTGCTAACCTCAGACCAGACGGCTGGACAAATCCGGTTCTTTTTCAAATCGGTCTTGAAAGGGATTTATCTAAAACCACCAGTCTAACAAAAAATGTGAAGAAACTTTATACCATTCCAAGTGAACTAAAAAAAGGGAATATCAGCTTACTGGCGATCGATGCCTATAAATTCCAATTCTCCCCTGATGGAAAGTGGATCTCCTTTGTGGTCAGTCCAACAGCTTCCTGGTCAATGGACAGTAATTTGGTTTGCGTAATTTCGTCAGATGGTAAAAATTTTGAGCCAATCGATGAAATAAATGGGGATTCCATTGTAAAGTGGGCATTTCACAAAGATCGTTTAGGCTATATTGCCGGTGGCGGCAGAATAGTCTTTGGCTTTAAAGATAAGGATATGAAAGTTACTGATCTTCCTGCTTTTAAATCCATCAGCCTTACACCGCCAAAGTTCGCGGAACTCGGATTTACGTGGACGGATGATAATTCTTTAATCGTTTCAAGGGTTAAAGAAAGTGCGTGGTCTAATGATGCCATGAAGCGGCCTGACCCTTCCTTATTTTTGATAAAAATTGGGGAACCAAAGCAATCTCAAATTTCTCATCCGCCGAAGGACTTTGGTGATTATAATCCGGTATATCTACCATCCGTCAATACATTAACATGGTTGCGATACACTGATCTTGTAGATTCGCACAGAGATCTATGGATTGCTAATCAAAACGGGTCAAATGCGAAGCTATGGATTCATAATATTAGCGGGTATGACTTTTTTATAGAAAAGGATTAA
- a CDS encoding Dps family protein, with the protein MTIEQVINQQIANWNVLYTKLHQFHWYVKGPHFFTLHAKFEELYDEAAATIDEFAEQLLANGGSPISTLKESLQLATIKETNDKLTADEMVQAVIKDFSIIIDELKTGMTVAEQNDDEVTSDMFLGLMGKLEKHNWMLKSFLNA; encoded by the coding sequence ATGACTATTGAACAAGTAATCAACCAACAAATTGCTAACTGGAATGTTTTATACACAAAATTACACCAGTTTCACTGGTATGTAAAAGGCCCGCACTTCTTTACCCTGCATGCAAAGTTTGAAGAACTATATGATGAAGCGGCAGCAACAATCGATGAATTCGCGGAACAATTACTCGCAAATGGCGGCAGCCCTATCTCAACATTAAAAGAGTCGCTTCAGCTTGCAACAATCAAAGAAACAAATGATAAATTAACGGCAGATGAAATGGTTCAGGCCGTAATCAAGGACTTTTCAATAATTATTGATGAATTAAAAACTGGGATGACAGTTGCAGAACAAAATGACGACGAAGTCACAAGTGATATGTTCCTTGGTCTCATGGGTAAACTCGAAAAACATAACTGGATGTTGAAATCCTTCTTAAATGCTTAA
- a CDS encoding polysaccharide deacetylase family protein codes for MTPEIIDILAAYHVKGNFFFLGNKVKEHPDVVKQAFNQGNLVLSHSNHHVELTKLSKEAARKEIDDAGEEIQSVIGKEPAFLRTLYGDTNAQVAAISKQEGFSIVLWSIDTLDWSQKDSQNIVNNVIANVRNGDIILMHSDSDKIETKKALPLLIEELQKRNFEIVIYKIC; via the coding sequence ATCACCCCGGAAATCATTGATATTTTAGCTGCCTATCATGTGAAGGGGAATTTCTTCTTTTTAGGAAATAAAGTGAAGGAACACCCTGATGTTGTGAAACAGGCATTTAATCAAGGAAACTTAGTCCTCAGCCACAGCAATCATCATGTGGAATTAACGAAATTAAGTAAAGAAGCTGCTCGTAAAGAAATTGATGATGCCGGAGAGGAAATCCAGTCCGTAATCGGTAAAGAACCGGCTTTTCTAAGAACACTATATGGGGATACAAACGCACAAGTAGCTGCAATTTCCAAGCAAGAAGGATTTTCGATTGTTTTATGGTCAATCGATACTCTGGATTGGTCGCAAAAGGATTCCCAAAATATCGTTAACAATGTCATTGCTAACGTTCGTAACGGCGACATCATCTTAATGCACTCCGATTCTGATAAGATTGAGACCAAAAAGGCACTACCGCTGTTAATCGAGGAATTGCAAAAAAGGAATTTTGAAATAGTTATTTACAAGATTTGTTGA
- a CDS encoding pseudouridine synthase — protein sequence MRIDKMLANLGYGSRKEVKQLLKSGAVKVDDVVVKDAKQHVDPANQTVTLNGEVIEYREFIYLMMNKPQGVLSATEDNSCETVIDLLEMEDQVYEPFPVGRLDKDTEGLLLITNDGQLAHRLLSPKKHVPKTYFAVIDREVTEADVAAFAKGVTLDDGYETKPGELKILKSGIRSDIELTITEGKFHQVKRMFEAVGKRVVYLQRISMGPLPLDETLELGEYRELTEEEIELLKEYQVK from the coding sequence GTGAGAATTGATAAGATGCTCGCCAATTTAGGCTATGGCAGCCGCAAGGAAGTCAAGCAGCTGCTAAAGAGCGGTGCAGTGAAAGTGGATGACGTGGTTGTCAAAGATGCGAAGCAGCATGTCGATCCTGCTAATCAAACTGTAACTTTAAATGGTGAAGTGATTGAGTATAGGGAATTTATTTATCTAATGATGAACAAGCCGCAGGGGGTATTATCAGCGACAGAAGATAATTCTTGTGAAACGGTTATCGATTTATTGGAGATGGAGGATCAGGTGTATGAGCCCTTTCCTGTTGGCCGGCTCGACAAGGATACAGAAGGCTTGCTGCTCATCACCAATGATGGACAATTGGCACATCGTTTGCTTTCCCCTAAGAAGCACGTACCGAAGACGTATTTTGCTGTGATCGATCGTGAAGTGACTGAGGCGGATGTTGCGGCTTTTGCCAAAGGAGTAACATTAGATGACGGGTACGAAACAAAGCCTGGCGAATTGAAAATCTTAAAATCGGGTATCCGCTCTGATATCGAGTTAACCATCACCGAAGGCAAATTCCATCAAGTCAAAAGAATGTTTGAAGCTGTTGGAAAAAGGGTCGTTTACCTACAGCGGATTTCAATGGGGCCTCTGCCGTTAGATGAAACACTCGAGCTTGGCGAATACCGGGAACTAACAGAAGAGGAAATTGAGTTATTGAAAGAATACCAAGTGAAATAG